From Fimbriimonadaceae bacterium, the proteins below share one genomic window:
- a CDS encoding SpoIID/LytB domain-containing protein produces MRRLTLWCLGTALLFALCAAVIGNPAPTQSLQIAFRDSMTGLAVKPTTAIVRNRTTGKVVARGSGAAILTARLVLGTYEIVATSEDHGTMSSETTLSPNGPANLKFHMDPEEIPTKIASGTLRNEARPDAHLVVGYVADEASGEPLGGVRVLVPGGETSTEADGFFRAYVPVKPGLAIRFELPGHQSEEHRNLETWPGGDTLFRIALAKGRGERIVDEARLRDRAGGELADNSDCDSCTKQEGAYVPRGGGEDSMTGPALPKYIRVGRNCSSRTTCTIVEVYTLDRYVKGVLPAEWYSCWGNVAGGMDSLRAGAVAVRSYGVSFVYSPATSNYDICDTTACQVFGNTTTTNANNATDQTSGWVLLTSSGSVARSEYSAENNNNGCGDGWSGTGSTWPCISDPVCTGFADNGHGRGLCQWGSARWATGRRLSSSQSCTSSAPLHGYGTKNWQQILAHYYPNYALEQGGRATFVGFGADPSEVVVGQTTTFNEAIDANQPIIRVLLGASIAPSGSSNWSSNPAGDRRVDLPPGTSVQTRPFTVSSGQPWGMHDVLAALYYDRNNNFVIDSGDFVIEDGRFNNALRVRSPIAVSVSPIWAKLGRGQSKQFHAEVTGSSNTAVAWSVLMGPGTISANGLFTASSTAGGETVVQAASVADPTRTARAKIFTMMPWGGF; encoded by the coding sequence ATGCGGCGACTCACCCTTTGGTGTCTGGGAACGGCCTTGTTGTTCGCGCTTTGCGCGGCGGTGATTGGAAACCCCGCCCCGACCCAGTCCCTCCAAATCGCGTTTCGCGACAGCATGACGGGCTTGGCGGTCAAGCCCACGACGGCGATCGTGCGGAATCGAACGACCGGAAAGGTCGTTGCCCGAGGCTCGGGAGCCGCCATTCTGACGGCCCGCCTGGTCTTGGGGACCTACGAAATCGTGGCCACGTCTGAAGACCACGGCACGATGAGCAGCGAGACGACCCTCTCGCCGAATGGTCCGGCCAACCTCAAGTTCCACATGGATCCGGAGGAGATTCCGACGAAGATCGCATCGGGCACCCTCCGCAACGAAGCCCGGCCGGACGCGCATCTGGTGGTCGGCTACGTGGCCGACGAGGCATCCGGCGAACCGCTCGGCGGGGTTCGCGTCCTCGTCCCCGGAGGCGAGACGTCCACAGAGGCCGACGGCTTCTTCCGCGCGTACGTCCCGGTCAAACCGGGTCTCGCGATCCGGTTCGAACTGCCCGGCCACCAGTCGGAAGAGCACCGCAATCTCGAGACGTGGCCCGGGGGAGACACGCTGTTCCGCATCGCCTTGGCCAAGGGGCGCGGCGAGCGCATCGTGGACGAGGCGCGCCTGCGCGATCGTGCCGGAGGCGAACTCGCCGACAACTCCGATTGCGATTCGTGCACGAAGCAGGAGGGCGCCTACGTGCCTAGGGGAGGCGGGGAGGACTCGATGACCGGTCCGGCCCTTCCCAAGTACATCCGGGTCGGCCGGAACTGCTCGAGTCGGACGACGTGCACGATCGTCGAGGTGTACACGCTCGACCGCTACGTCAAGGGCGTCTTGCCGGCGGAGTGGTACTCGTGCTGGGGCAACGTGGCTGGCGGGATGGACTCCCTTCGGGCTGGAGCCGTCGCGGTTCGAAGCTACGGGGTGTCGTTCGTCTACTCGCCCGCGACCTCCAACTACGACATCTGCGACACCACCGCGTGCCAGGTGTTCGGAAACACGACGACCACCAACGCGAACAATGCGACCGACCAGACTTCAGGGTGGGTGCTGCTCACCAGTTCGGGTTCCGTCGCACGATCGGAGTACTCCGCCGAGAACAACAACAACGGCTGCGGCGACGGGTGGTCGGGAACCGGATCGACCTGGCCGTGCATCTCGGACCCCGTGTGCACCGGATTCGCCGACAACGGGCATGGTCGCGGCCTGTGCCAATGGGGGTCGGCACGCTGGGCCACCGGCCGTCGCCTTTCCAGCAGCCAATCGTGCACTTCGAGCGCACCCCTGCACGGTTACGGGACGAAGAACTGGCAGCAGATCCTGGCGCACTACTACCCGAACTACGCACTCGAGCAGGGTGGGCGGGCGACGTTTGTCGGCTTTGGCGCCGATCCCAGCGAAGTGGTTGTCGGCCAAACGACGACTTTCAACGAGGCGATCGATGCCAACCAACCGATCATTCGCGTTCTGCTGGGGGCGTCGATCGCTCCTTCGGGCAGTTCCAACTGGTCTTCGAACCCCGCGGGGGACCGACGCGTCGATCTTCCACCCGGCACTTCGGTGCAGACCCGCCCGTTCACGGTGTCGAGTGGCCAACCCTGGGGAATGCACGACGTGCTGGCGGCGCTCTATTACGACCGCAACAACAACTTCGTCATCGACTCGGGCGACTTTGTGATCGAAGACGGCCGGTTCAACAACGCGCTCCGCGTCCGCTCGCCGATTGCCGTATCGGTATCCCCGATCTGGGCAAAACTCGGCCGCGGCCAGTCGAAACAGTTCCACGCGGAGGTGACGGGGTCTTCCAACACGGCGGTCGCCTGGAGCGTGTTGATGGGACCCGGGACGATCTCGGCGAACGGCCTGTTCACCGCTTCGTCCACGGCGGGCGGCGAGACGGTCGTGCAGGCGGCCAGCGTCGCCGACCCGACTCGAACCGCCCGAGCCAAGATCTTCACGATGATGCCCTGGGGCGGGTTCTAG
- a CDS encoding response regulator, protein MCRVLVIDDEEDVLNAVRRRLEREGYQVSLASNSEDGLEMIQSAEKPFDIIVTDMSMEDPDSGLKVLSGAFSRDLFAEVIVMTAYGNVSNAVECMRRGAFDYIEKNSPGADAYEVLAIKIGQAMDRRRRDVRTVAMWERAAQAKEKH, encoded by the coding sequence ATGTGTCGCGTGCTCGTGATTGACGATGAAGAGGATGTTTTGAATGCGGTCCGGCGAAGGCTGGAGCGCGAAGGCTACCAAGTGTCGCTCGCATCGAACTCCGAGGACGGACTCGAAATGATCCAGAGCGCCGAGAAGCCGTTCGACATCATCGTCACCGACATGAGCATGGAGGACCCGGATTCCGGGTTGAAGGTGCTGAGCGGCGCGTTTTCGAGGGACCTCTTTGCCGAGGTGATCGTCATGACCGCGTACGGCAATGTGTCGAATGCGGTGGAGTGCATGCGGCGGGGCGCGTTCGACTACATCGAAAAGAACTCGCCCGGCGCCGACGCCTACGAGGTGCTGGCGATCAAGATCGGGCAGGCGATGGACCGCCGCCGCCGCGACGTGCGTACCGTGGCGATGTGGGAGCGGGCCGCCCAGGCGAAAGAGAAGCACTGA
- a CDS encoding zf-TFIIB domain-containing protein: MALLCPSCRIEMEALDYLGVPIDVCPDCAGVWFDDGELAKLSQAAPAALEALDSRLTPEFEVLNVPGSLKQCPRCTVHLRSYRYRYDSPVVIDSCPKCAGIFVEDQELEAIYHIMETEQREKVNAVVASRRMHKGRSASIGTHSLERSVATLLHALRHWREHASSP, from the coding sequence ATGGCACTGCTCTGCCCTAGTTGCCGCATCGAGATGGAAGCGCTGGACTATCTCGGCGTACCCATCGACGTCTGCCCGGACTGCGCTGGTGTGTGGTTCGATGACGGCGAGCTCGCCAAGTTGTCGCAGGCCGCCCCTGCGGCGCTGGAAGCGCTCGACTCGCGCCTCACTCCCGAATTCGAGGTCCTGAACGTTCCCGGATCCCTGAAACAGTGCCCCCGCTGCACAGTCCATCTCCGATCCTATCGCTACCGCTACGACTCTCCGGTCGTCATCGATTCGTGTCCGAAGTGCGCGGGCATTTTCGTGGAGGACCAGGAGTTGGAGGCGATCTACCACATCATGGAGACGGAGCAGAGGGAGAAGGTCAATGCGGTGGTGGCGTCCCGGCGCATGCACAAGGGGCGTTCGGCCAGCATCGGAACGCACTCCCTCGAGCGCAGCGTCGCCACGTTGCTTCATGCGTTGCGGCACTGGCGCGAACACGCCAGCTCGCCCTAG
- a CDS encoding replication-associated recombination protein A: MSQSDLFGADGPTGLEPAGSDAPLAARMRPRSFDEFAGQRHLVAPDAAFRKIVEADQAGSFILWGPPGVGKTTLAEIVARTSKARFVRMSATSAGVADLRKVVEEARRFKALRGERTMLFIDEIHRFNKSQQDAILPHAEDGTVTLVGATTENPSFEVNAALLSRCRVYTLKALEDHDIANVISRALADSDRGLAGRCGPLSPEAADLLVNWANGDARAALGILELCAAAAGPGVEITKEHVEGAAQRRALLYDKEGEQHFDLISALHKSVRGSDPDATLYWLARMLESGEDPLYLARRLIRMATEDIGLAEPQALAMAMATQQAVHFLGMPEGELALAQCAVFLACAPKSNRVYEAYRRAKEAVHETRNDPVPLHLRNAPTGLMKKLGYGKEYRYAHDYDEGVVEQQNLPDSLQGSRYYEPTDRGYEARIGERLAKWRRILVDRDAEPGK, translated from the coding sequence GTGAGCCAGAGCGACTTGTTCGGCGCGGACGGTCCCACGGGCTTGGAACCCGCGGGGAGCGACGCGCCGCTCGCCGCCAGGATGCGCCCGCGTTCTTTCGACGAGTTCGCTGGGCAGCGCCACTTGGTTGCGCCCGACGCGGCGTTCCGAAAGATCGTGGAAGCCGACCAAGCGGGCTCCTTCATCCTCTGGGGCCCGCCCGGCGTCGGAAAGACCACGCTGGCGGAGATCGTCGCCCGCACGTCGAAGGCGCGGTTCGTCCGCATGAGCGCGACGTCCGCAGGCGTCGCCGACCTGCGCAAGGTGGTCGAGGAGGCCCGTCGGTTCAAAGCTCTGCGGGGCGAACGCACAATGCTGTTCATCGACGAGATCCACCGATTCAACAAGTCGCAACAAGACGCGATCCTTCCCCACGCGGAGGACGGCACGGTGACCCTCGTGGGCGCCACCACCGAAAACCCCTCCTTCGAGGTCAACGCCGCGCTGCTCTCCCGATGCCGCGTCTATACACTGAAGGCCCTCGAGGACCACGACATCGCGAACGTGATCAGCCGCGCCCTCGCCGACTCGGATCGGGGCTTGGCGGGACGATGCGGCCCTCTCTCTCCCGAGGCGGCGGACCTGCTGGTGAATTGGGCCAACGGGGACGCGCGCGCCGCCCTTGGGATACTGGAGTTGTGCGCCGCGGCCGCCGGACCGGGCGTCGAGATCACGAAGGAGCACGTGGAAGGGGCCGCGCAACGGCGCGCGCTCCTGTACGACAAGGAGGGCGAACAACACTTCGACCTCATCTCGGCGCTCCACAAGTCGGTGCGGGGAAGCGACCCGGACGCCACGCTCTACTGGCTCGCCCGCATGTTGGAGTCGGGGGAGGATCCCCTCTATCTCGCCCGCAGGCTGATCCGCATGGCGACCGAGGATATCGGACTGGCCGAACCCCAAGCCCTCGCCATGGCCATGGCCACCCAGCAGGCCGTTCACTTCCTGGGGATGCCGGAGGGCGAACTGGCGCTTGCCCAGTGCGCCGTCTTCTTGGCGTGCGCCCCGAAGAGCAACCGGGTCTACGAGGCGTACCGCCGGGCGAAAGAAGCCGTGCACGAAACGCGCAACGATCCGGTTCCGCTGCACCTGAGGAACGCACCCACGGGGCTCATGAAGAAGCTGGGGTACGGGAAGGAGTACCGCTACGCCCACGATTACGACGAAGGCGTCGTCGAACAACAGAACCTCCCCGACTCGCTGCAGGGCTCCCGCTACTACGAACCCACGGATCGCGGATACGAAGCCCGCATCGGCGAACGACTGGCCAAGTGGCGGAGGATCCTTGTCGATCGGGACGCAGAACCTGGCAAATGA
- a CDS encoding PEP-CTERM sorting domain-containing protein has translation MNRTFRCALATLFVVAGTHAGFAQSLNVTQYATHGNGGVNIQADWDLGSSTWCDPANVRWIQNIKLKNLDGTDKNNVPGYINRPNFIDPLPDQPGGPWDTLPWYDVTYGSAADRNTNTNRIANGSGRFFNDSPAGWGPFGPMMFCAFTAVVCIDNTAKTASYMGGFSWGFTVAANGTVTAKPLLQMANNQATVDMFNTALHINTTDANYNPATFREWSMTLGDANCQLTYNPVPEPGTMALCAAAIGVAAKRRRRKVA, from the coding sequence ATGAATCGGACTTTTCGTTGCGCTCTGGCCACGCTGTTCGTGGTTGCGGGAACCCATGCCGGGTTCGCCCAGTCGCTCAATGTCACTCAGTACGCAACCCATGGGAATGGGGGCGTCAACATCCAAGCCGACTGGGATCTCGGGTCGTCCACGTGGTGCGACCCGGCCAACGTCCGCTGGATCCAGAATATCAAGCTGAAGAACCTGGACGGGACGGACAAGAACAACGTTCCCGGCTACATCAACCGGCCGAACTTCATCGATCCGCTTCCGGATCAGCCGGGCGGCCCTTGGGACACGTTGCCGTGGTACGACGTCACGTACGGATCGGCTGCGGACCGCAACACGAACACGAACCGGATCGCCAACGGTTCGGGGCGGTTCTTCAACGACTCGCCTGCCGGTTGGGGTCCCTTCGGGCCTATGATGTTCTGTGCGTTCACCGCCGTTGTCTGCATCGACAACACGGCCAAGACCGCGAGCTACATGGGTGGATTCTCTTGGGGCTTCACGGTCGCCGCCAACGGAACGGTCACGGCCAAGCCGCTGCTTCAAATGGCGAACAACCAGGCCACGGTCGACATGTTCAACACGGCGTTGCACATCAACACCACCGATGCCAACTACAACCCGGCCACCTTCCGGGAGTGGTCGATGACGCTCGGAGACGCCAACTGTCAGCTCACGTACAACCCGGTTCCCGAACCGGGCACCATGGCGCTGTGCGCCGCAGCGATCGGAGTCGCCGCCAAGCGCCGCCGCCGCAAAGTGGCGTAG
- a CDS encoding fused MFS/spermidine synthase produces the protein MRALYTSTIFLNAGLLFLVQPMIAKLLLPRFGGSPAVWVVSMLFFQAVLLLGYAYAHLGARWLTPRWQAIAHLAVLGLAALTLPLGVPDWLPQGGAEPTWLLLGLLAVVVGPSFFALSAGAPLLQRWFAATGDPEGHDPYFLYAASNLGSMIALVGYPLLVEPRLRLDAQRVDWSWGFALLGIGLVAAATGIRKPLPLEGSDLERAPVGPSRADRLRWTALAAVPSSLMLGVTTYLTTNLAPVPLLWVVPLALYLITFILAFARRTLAGPSVLARVLPLLATPLALVMVLEATEPIRELGALHLATFFVAAWMCHARLASERPHPSHLTEFYLWIAVGGVLGGAFNALVAPVVFKTLAEYPVALVAACLLRPRGDRPPGPLKLDVGYAAAIGLFAAATALYWRSAGYEANAWRSAVTIGVPAILCFLAVDRPLRFGLALGALFLAAQIVDTAAPGQVLVKARSFFGVHRVLETTNQHGVFHHLVHGNTTHGIQSLREPGTPLTYYSRQGPIGQVFATFSGPNTKDRVALVGMGVGSLAAYGVPGQRMTYFEIDPEVDRIAKDPALFTFLRDSRAKVDVVLGDARLSLAREPNGAYGLIVLDAFTSDAIPVHLLTLEAIRMYLAKLEPNGVLAFHISNRYLDLRPVLAAAAADLDLVALFNFDLYIGEDEQSTGIEPSKWVVMARSPADLLSLPSSGGWEDLAPTGMEAWSDDFSNLLEVFAPTKGDR, from the coding sequence GTGCGAGCCCTCTACACCAGCACCATCTTCCTCAACGCGGGACTCCTGTTTCTCGTTCAGCCGATGATCGCCAAGCTGCTGCTGCCGCGGTTCGGCGGCTCTCCCGCAGTCTGGGTCGTCAGCATGCTGTTCTTCCAGGCGGTGCTCTTGCTCGGCTACGCCTACGCCCATCTGGGGGCGCGGTGGCTGACGCCGCGCTGGCAGGCGATCGCCCACCTCGCCGTACTCGGCCTCGCGGCCCTCACCCTGCCGCTCGGCGTCCCGGACTGGCTCCCTCAGGGCGGAGCCGAGCCCACGTGGCTCCTGCTGGGGCTCCTGGCCGTGGTCGTCGGCCCCTCGTTCTTCGCCCTCTCCGCGGGAGCCCCGCTCCTGCAGCGCTGGTTTGCCGCCACCGGCGACCCCGAGGGCCACGATCCCTACTTCCTCTATGCCGCGAGCAATCTCGGCAGCATGATCGCGCTGGTGGGCTACCCGCTCCTGGTCGAACCCCGACTGCGCCTGGACGCCCAACGCGTCGACTGGTCGTGGGGCTTTGCTCTTCTCGGCATCGGCTTGGTGGCGGCGGCGACGGGCATCCGCAAGCCGCTGCCACTCGAGGGCAGCGACTTGGAACGCGCGCCCGTAGGGCCGAGCCGGGCGGATCGGCTCCGATGGACGGCCCTCGCGGCGGTGCCTTCGAGCCTCATGCTGGGCGTCACGACCTACCTGACGACGAATCTCGCCCCCGTCCCCCTGTTGTGGGTCGTTCCGCTCGCGCTCTATCTGATCACCTTCATTCTCGCGTTCGCCAGGCGAACGCTCGCGGGCCCTTCGGTGCTGGCCCGCGTCTTGCCCCTGCTGGCCACTCCGTTGGCCCTCGTGATGGTCCTCGAGGCGACCGAGCCGATCCGCGAGCTAGGCGCGCTCCATCTCGCCACCTTCTTCGTGGCGGCGTGGATGTGCCACGCCCGCCTCGCCTCTGAACGGCCCCACCCGTCCCATCTCACGGAGTTCTATCTGTGGATCGCGGTGGGAGGCGTGCTGGGCGGGGCGTTCAATGCGCTGGTCGCCCCGGTCGTCTTCAAGACCCTCGCCGAGTATCCGGTCGCGCTCGTCGCCGCATGTCTTCTCAGGCCCCGCGGCGACCGCCCTCCGGGCCCGCTTAAGCTCGACGTGGGCTATGCCGCTGCGATCGGGTTGTTCGCGGCCGCCACCGCGCTCTATTGGCGATCCGCCGGATACGAGGCCAACGCGTGGCGCTCGGCGGTCACCATCGGCGTGCCGGCGATCCTCTGTTTCCTCGCGGTCGACCGCCCGCTGCGCTTCGGTCTCGCCCTCGGCGCCCTGTTCCTCGCGGCGCAGATCGTCGACACCGCGGCTCCGGGTCAGGTGCTCGTGAAGGCACGAAGTTTCTTCGGCGTCCACCGGGTCCTGGAAACCACCAACCAGCACGGGGTGTTCCACCACCTCGTGCACGGCAACACCACGCACGGCATTCAGAGCCTCCGCGAACCGGGAACACCGTTGACGTACTACAGCCGCCAAGGCCCGATCGGCCAGGTGTTCGCCACGTTCTCCGGCCCAAATACGAAGGACCGGGTCGCGCTCGTGGGGATGGGGGTCGGGTCCCTCGCGGCCTACGGCGTGCCGGGCCAGCGCATGACCTATTTCGAAATCGACCCGGAGGTCGACCGGATCGCAAAGGACCCTGCCCTCTTCACGTTCCTCAGGGATTCGCGCGCGAAGGTCGATGTCGTCCTCGGGGACGCGCGCCTCTCCCTCGCGCGCGAACCCAACGGCGCGTACGGCCTCATCGTCCTCGACGCGTTCACCTCCGATGCGATCCCGGTACACCTCCTCACCCTCGAGGCGATCCGCATGTACCTGGCGAAGCTCGAGCCGAACGGAGTTCTCGCGTTCCACATTTCGAACCGCTACCTCGACCTGCGCCCCGTGCTTGCGGCCGCCGCGGCCGATCTGGACCTCGTCGCGCTCTTCAATTTCGACCTCTACATCGGCGAGGACGAACAGTCCACCGGGATCGAGCCCTCCAAGTGGGTCGTCATGGCGCGATCTCCGGCCGACCTGCTCTCCTTGCCCTCGAGCGGCGGTTGGGAAGATCTCGCACCCACGGGCATGGAGGCGTGGTCGGACGACTTCTCCAACCTGCTTGAAGTGTTCGCGCCGACGAAAGGGGATCGCTAG
- a CDS encoding DUF1501 domain-containing protein produces the protein MNLHDEQALLMTRRQLFGRTALGVGTAALASILRAEPGLQGHSGAPHFPPKAKRVIQLVMNGGPSQMDLFDYKPAMEAVFNEDLPEHIRNGQRLTTMTSGQTRFPIAPSKYKFQRYENNADGLWVSELLPHTATVAKELCVVHSMYTEAINHDPAVTYIQTGSQLPGRPSIGAWVSYGLGTDNKDLPTYVVLHSTWSSKRDAQALYTRLWGAGFLPSQHQGVALRTQGDPVLYLSDPDGVNRMSRRQMLDSLAELNHMQLGHFGDPEISARIAQYEMAYRLQTSVPDLMDFSNEPDATFEMYGTDARKPGTFAANCLLARRLAERDVRFIQIYHRGWDQHDNVARDLPAQCKDVDQASAALVKDLRQRGLLDETLVIWGGEFGRTVYCQGPLSHENYGRDHHPRCFTMWMAGGGVKPGITYGKTDEYGYNIVDASGNPLDPTPDEFVPGAVHVHDLNATILRCLGVDHTKLTYRYQGRDFRLTDVHGHVVQDLLA, from the coding sequence CGTCCATCTTGAGGGCGGAACCGGGACTCCAGGGCCACTCCGGCGCCCCCCACTTCCCTCCCAAGGCGAAGCGCGTCATCCAGCTCGTGATGAACGGCGGGCCCAGCCAGATGGACCTGTTCGACTACAAGCCCGCCATGGAGGCGGTGTTCAACGAGGACCTTCCCGAGCACATCCGCAACGGCCAGCGCCTCACGACGATGACCAGCGGCCAGACCCGGTTCCCCATCGCGCCCTCGAAGTACAAGTTCCAACGCTACGAGAACAACGCCGACGGGCTGTGGGTGAGCGAGCTGCTGCCGCATACGGCGACCGTGGCCAAGGAGCTTTGCGTCGTGCACTCGATGTACACCGAGGCGATCAACCACGATCCTGCGGTCACGTACATCCAGACCGGCAGCCAGCTTCCCGGCCGACCCAGCATCGGCGCCTGGGTGAGCTACGGGTTGGGAACGGACAACAAGGACCTGCCCACCTACGTGGTTCTGCACTCGACCTGGAGCAGCAAACGCGACGCGCAGGCGCTCTACACGCGCCTGTGGGGGGCGGGCTTCCTGCCCAGCCAACACCAGGGCGTCGCGCTGCGCACCCAAGGCGACCCCGTGCTCTACCTGAGCGATCCGGACGGAGTGAACCGCATGTCGCGCAGGCAGATGCTCGACAGCCTCGCGGAGCTCAACCACATGCAGCTCGGCCATTTCGGCGATCCCGAGATCTCCGCGCGCATCGCGCAATACGAGATGGCGTACCGCCTGCAAACCAGCGTGCCGGATCTGATGGACTTCTCGAACGAACCGGACGCGACGTTCGAGATGTACGGAACCGACGCGCGCAAACCTGGAACGTTCGCAGCGAACTGCCTGCTCGCCCGGCGCCTCGCCGAGCGCGATGTGCGCTTCATCCAGATCTACCACCGCGGGTGGGACCAACACGACAACGTCGCCCGCGACCTGCCGGCGCAGTGCAAAGACGTGGACCAGGCCAGCGCGGCGCTGGTCAAGGACCTGCGGCAGCGAGGGCTTCTCGACGAGACCCTGGTGATCTGGGGCGGAGAGTTCGGCCGCACCGTCTACTGCCAAGGACCGCTGTCCCACGAGAACTACGGCCGCGACCATCACCCGCGCTGCTTCACGATGTGGATGGCCGGCGGCGGAGTCAAGCCGGGCATCACCTACGGAAAGACCGACGAGTACGGCTACAACATCGTGGACGCGTCCGGCAACCCCCTCGATCCCACACCGGACGAGTTCGTTCCTGGAGCGGTCCACGTGCACGACTTGAACGCAACCATTCTCCGGTGCCTCGGCGTCGACCACACCAAGCTCACCTACCGCTATCAGGGTCGGGACTTCCGGCTGACCGACGTGCACGGCCACGTGGTCCAGGACCTTCTCGCTTAG